From the genome of Flavobacterium ovatum, one region includes:
- a CDS encoding DUF3667 domain-containing protein yields the protein MAKESVRLNKTCQNCNHLVEERFCPNCGQENIETRVSFHHIFKHFLEDLTHYDNTFWKSIFYLLLKPASLSIAYINGKRLHYLNPFRLYIFISFITFLTLSLFSNEIGVEATPPNEKKEEKTNVITIDSLHIKDKSIEGLTKIGVISQDNNDTIKKILSGTDKINTEGIVNLGFKKIDKLDSFKTTSSNTLEENRSENWLLNKWQTISKEHTEDANINDFSKSFNINFQKILFLYMPVFAFILWLFHDKKRWFYFDHGIFTLHYFSFLLLMSLLIFGLNKLEYLANISPLLGWIQFSLKTLGYLYMLYYFFPAHRLFYGDKFFLSFFKSSIVFIINIVVFGLIMVAFSLYTYLNL from the coding sequence GTGGCAAAAGAATCAGTACGCTTAAATAAAACCTGCCAAAATTGTAATCATTTGGTTGAAGAACGTTTTTGTCCTAATTGTGGACAAGAAAACATTGAAACTCGAGTAAGTTTTCATCATATATTTAAACATTTTCTAGAAGATTTAACTCATTATGATAATACATTTTGGAAAAGCATCTTTTATTTACTTTTAAAACCAGCGTCATTATCTATAGCGTATATTAATGGTAAACGGTTACACTATTTAAATCCTTTTCGTCTTTATATTTTCATCAGCTTTATAACCTTTCTTACTTTATCATTATTTTCAAATGAAATTGGTGTGGAAGCTACGCCTCCTAATGAAAAAAAAGAAGAGAAGACCAATGTTATAACTATTGATTCGTTACATATTAAAGATAAAAGTATTGAAGGACTCACAAAAATTGGTGTGATTAGTCAAGATAATAATGATACCATAAAAAAAATACTTAGTGGCACTGATAAAATTAATACAGAAGGAATTGTAAATTTGGGGTTTAAAAAAATTGACAAACTAGATTCTTTTAAAACAACAAGTTCTAATACATTAGAGGAAAACAGATCTGAAAACTGGCTTCTAAACAAATGGCAAACTATAAGCAAAGAGCATACAGAAGACGCAAATATTAATGATTTCTCAAAATCTTTTAATATTAATTTTCAAAAGATTTTGTTTTTATACATGCCTGTTTTTGCATTTATTTTATGGCTTTTTCATGATAAAAAAAGGTGGTTTTATTTTGACCATGGTATTTTTACACTTCATTATTTTTCATTTTTACTTTTAATGTCATTACTCATTTTTGGTTTAAATAAGTTAGAATATTTGGCAAATATATCACCCCTTTTGGGTTGGATTCAATTTAGTTTAAAAACATTAGGATATTTATATATGCTCTATTATTTTTTTCCAGCACACCGACTTTTCTACGGCGATAAATTTTTCCTTTCGTTTTTTAAAAGTTCTATTGTTTTTATAATAAACATAGTGGTTTTTGGTCTAATTATGGTGGCCTTTAGCTTGTACACTTATCTAAATTTATAA